In one window of Rathayibacter caricis DSM 15933 DNA:
- a CDS encoding DNA-directed RNA polymerase subunit beta' translates to MLDVTTFDELRIGLATADDIRRWSHGEVKKPETINYRTLKPEKDGLFGEQIFGPSRDWECSCGKYKRVRFKGIVCERCGVEVTKSSVRRERMGHIELAAPVTHIWYFKGVPSRLGYLLDMAPKDLEKVIYFAAYMIIDVDDDGRHADMPGLENELRLEIKTLSDQRDSRIADRLARLETDLAALEAEGAKSDQKRRTKDGAEKEMSQIRKSFDEDIARLESVWEQFRTLKVGDLKPEDAVFNELVDRYGVYFEAYMGAEAIKKRLEQFDLQAEAETLHLQIAEGKGQKKIRAIKRLRVVNSFLATGNSPAAMVLDVVPVIPPELRPMVQLDGGRFATSDLNDLYRRVINRNNRLRRLLDLGAPEIIVNNEKRMLQEAVDALFDNGRRGRPVTGTGNRALKSLSDMLKGKQGRFRQNLLGKRVDYSGRSVIIVGPQLKLHQCGLPKQMALELFKPFVIKRLIDLSHAQNIKAAKRMVERSRPQVWDVLEEIIRERPVLLNRAPTLHRLGIQAFEPQLVEGKAIQLHPLVCAAFNADFDGDQMAVHLPLSVEAQAEARILMLASNNILKPSDGRPVTLPTQDMIIGLHHLTTIREGAAGEGRAFSSVSEAILAKDQGSLHLNSKVKIRMSDVFFAQGTAPEGVELDENGKVTAPILLDTTLGRALFNEALPVDYPYFEQVADKTTISGIVNDLAERYPKVEVAASLDRIKDAGFYWATRSGVTVALSDILTPPSKPEIIAGYEKKAAKVETEYDKGLTTQAERRQELVKIWTEATDEVAKAMRANFPTDNTINRMVTSGARGNWLQVRNIAGMRGLVNNPKGEIIARPIISSYREGLSVAEYFIATHGARKGLADTALRTADSGYLTRRLVDVSQDVIIREDDCGTTKGLELPIMLQDATGAWSQDSNVENSVYARSLATPATNEAGEVIAEAGEDVGDVLIEKLVGAEVRHIKVRSVLTCESAVGVCAACYGRSLATGKLVDIGEAVGIIAAQSIGEPGTQLTMRTFHTGGSASADDITQGLPRVQELFEARTPKGASPIAEAAGRITIEDTDRARRLILQPDNGDEAVIYPVLKRSQLLVEDGQSVVLGQQLHVGTVDPKEVLRVLGVREVQKHLVGGVQGVYRSQGVPIHDKHIEVIVRQMLRKVTVVDHGDTDLLPGELVDRSRYSEVNRAALTEGKRTASARQEVMGITKASLATESWLSAASFQETTRVLTQAAMEGKRDPLLGLKENVIIGKLIPAGTGLPKYRNVSVEATEEAKAERYPNRIFADDAAFSDADLSFVDFDSFSSDGYEPGNYS, encoded by the coding sequence TTGCTCGACGTAACAACTTTTGACGAGCTGCGCATCGGCCTCGCGACGGCCGATGACATCCGTCGCTGGTCGCACGGTGAAGTGAAGAAGCCCGAGACCATCAACTACCGCACCCTCAAGCCCGAGAAGGACGGCCTGTTCGGAGAGCAGATCTTCGGACCGTCCCGCGACTGGGAGTGCTCCTGCGGCAAGTACAAGCGAGTCCGCTTCAAGGGCATCGTCTGCGAGCGCTGCGGCGTCGAGGTCACCAAGTCCTCGGTCCGCCGCGAGCGGATGGGCCACATCGAGCTCGCCGCCCCCGTCACCCACATCTGGTACTTCAAGGGCGTCCCCTCGCGCCTCGGATACCTGCTGGACATGGCGCCGAAGGACCTCGAGAAGGTCATCTACTTCGCGGCGTACATGATCATCGACGTGGACGACGACGGCCGTCACGCCGACATGCCCGGCCTCGAGAACGAGCTCCGGCTCGAGATCAAGACCCTCTCCGACCAGCGCGACTCCCGCATCGCGGACCGCCTGGCCCGTCTCGAGACCGACCTCGCCGCCCTGGAGGCGGAGGGCGCCAAGAGCGACCAGAAGCGCCGCACCAAGGACGGCGCCGAGAAGGAGATGTCGCAGATCCGCAAGTCCTTCGACGAGGACATCGCGCGTCTCGAGAGCGTGTGGGAGCAGTTCCGCACCCTCAAGGTCGGCGACCTCAAGCCCGAGGACGCGGTCTTCAACGAGCTCGTCGACCGCTACGGCGTCTACTTCGAGGCCTACATGGGCGCCGAGGCGATCAAGAAGCGCCTCGAGCAGTTCGACCTCCAGGCCGAGGCCGAGACGCTGCACCTGCAGATCGCCGAGGGCAAGGGTCAGAAGAAGATCCGCGCCATCAAGCGACTGCGCGTCGTCAACTCGTTCCTCGCCACCGGCAACTCGCCGGCCGCGATGGTGCTCGACGTCGTCCCGGTGATCCCGCCGGAGCTGCGCCCGATGGTGCAGCTCGACGGAGGCCGGTTCGCGACGAGCGACCTGAACGACCTCTACCGCCGCGTGATCAACCGCAACAACCGACTCCGCCGCCTGCTCGACCTCGGTGCCCCCGAGATCATCGTGAACAACGAGAAGCGCATGCTGCAGGAGGCCGTCGACGCCCTGTTCGACAACGGCCGCCGCGGTCGCCCCGTCACCGGAACCGGCAACCGCGCCCTGAAGTCCCTGAGCGACATGCTCAAGGGGAAGCAGGGTCGCTTCCGCCAGAACCTGCTGGGCAAGCGCGTCGACTACTCGGGCCGCTCGGTGATCATCGTCGGACCGCAGCTCAAGCTGCACCAGTGCGGTCTGCCCAAGCAGATGGCGCTGGAGCTGTTCAAGCCGTTCGTCATCAAGCGCCTGATCGACCTGTCGCACGCGCAGAACATCAAGGCCGCCAAGCGCATGGTGGAGCGTTCGCGCCCCCAGGTGTGGGACGTTCTCGAGGAGATCATCCGCGAGCGCCCCGTCCTGCTCAACCGCGCGCCCACGCTGCACCGACTCGGCATCCAGGCCTTCGAGCCCCAGCTGGTCGAGGGCAAGGCGATCCAGCTGCACCCGCTCGTCTGCGCCGCGTTCAACGCGGACTTCGACGGCGACCAGATGGCCGTCCACCTGCCGCTGTCCGTCGAGGCCCAGGCCGAGGCGCGCATCCTGATGCTCGCGTCGAACAACATCCTCAAGCCCTCCGACGGCCGTCCGGTCACCCTGCCCACGCAGGACATGATCATCGGCCTCCACCACCTGACGACCATCCGCGAGGGTGCCGCCGGTGAGGGACGCGCGTTCTCCTCGGTCTCCGAGGCGATCCTCGCGAAGGACCAGGGCTCGCTGCACCTGAACTCGAAGGTGAAGATCCGCATGTCGGACGTCTTCTTCGCGCAGGGCACGGCACCCGAGGGCGTCGAGCTCGACGAGAACGGCAAGGTCACCGCGCCGATCCTGCTCGACACGACGCTCGGCCGCGCGCTCTTCAACGAGGCGCTGCCGGTCGACTACCCCTACTTCGAGCAGGTCGCCGACAAGACGACCATCTCCGGGATCGTCAACGATCTCGCGGAGCGCTACCCGAAGGTGGAGGTCGCCGCCTCTCTCGACCGCATCAAGGACGCCGGCTTCTACTGGGCCACCCGGTCCGGTGTGACCGTCGCCCTGTCGGACATCCTCACGCCCCCCTCCAAGCCCGAGATCATCGCGGGCTACGAGAAGAAGGCCGCGAAGGTGGAGACCGAGTACGACAAGGGTCTGACCACCCAGGCGGAGCGTCGCCAGGAGCTCGTGAAGATCTGGACCGAGGCGACCGACGAGGTCGCGAAGGCCATGCGCGCGAACTTCCCGACCGACAACACCATCAACCGGATGGTCACGTCCGGCGCCCGTGGTAACTGGCTGCAGGTCCGCAACATCGCGGGCATGCGAGGCCTGGTGAACAACCCGAAGGGCGAGATCATCGCCCGACCGATCATCTCCTCGTACCGCGAGGGCCTGTCGGTCGCCGAGTACTTCATCGCCACGCACGGTGCCCGCAAGGGTCTGGCGGACACCGCGCTCCGCACCGCGGACTCGGGCTACCTGACGCGTCGACTCGTCGACGTCTCGCAGGACGTCATCATCCGCGAGGACGACTGCGGCACCACCAAGGGCCTCGAGCTGCCGATCATGCTCCAGGACGCCACCGGCGCCTGGTCGCAGGACTCCAACGTCGAGAACTCCGTCTACGCTCGCTCGCTCGCCACCCCGGCGACGAACGAGGCCGGCGAGGTCATCGCGGAGGCCGGAGAGGACGTCGGAGACGTCCTCATCGAGAAGCTGGTCGGAGCCGAGGTGCGCCACATCAAGGTGCGCTCGGTCCTGACCTGCGAGTCCGCCGTCGGCGTCTGCGCGGCCTGCTACGGCCGTTCGCTCGCCACCGGCAAGCTCGTCGACATCGGAGAGGCCGTCGGCATCATCGCGGCCCAGTCGATCGGCGAGCCCGGCACGCAGCTCACGATGCGCACCTTCCACACCGGTGGATCGGCCTCGGCCGACGACATCACGCAGGGTCTGCCCCGCGTGCAGGAGCTCTTCGAGGCCCGCACCCCCAAGGGTGCGTCGCCGATCGCTGAGGCCGCCGGTCGCATCACGATCGAGGACACCGACCGGGCCCGACGACTCATCCTCCAGCCGGACAACGGCGACGAGGCGGTCATCTACCCGGTGCTCAAGCGCTCGCAGCTCCTCGTCGAGGACGGCCAGTCGGTCGTGCTCGGTCAGCAGCTGCACGTCGGAACGGTCGACCCCAAGGAGGTCCTGCGCGTGCTGGGCGTCCGCGAGGTCCAGAAGCACCTGGTCGGCGGCGTCCAGGGCGTCTACCGCTCGCAGGGTGTGCCGATCCACGACAAGCACATCGAGGTCATCGTCCGTCAGATGCTCCGCAAGGTCACCGTGGTCGACCACGGCGACACGGATCTGCTGCCGGGTGAGCTCGTCGACCGCTCGCGCTACAGCGAGGTCAACCGTGCGGCTCTGACCGAGGGCAAGCGGACCGCGTCCGCACGCCAGGAGGTCATGGGAATCACCAAGGCCTCGCTCGCGACCGAGTCGTGGCTGTCGGCCGCGTCCTTCCAGGAGACCACCCGCGTCCTGACGCAGGCGGCCATGGAGGGCAAGCGCGACCCGCTGCTGGGCCTGAAGGAGAACGTGATCATCGGAAAGCTGATCCCGGCCGGTACCGGTCTCCCGAAGTACCGCAACGTGTCCGTCGAGGCGACCGAGGAGGCGAAGGCCGAGCGGTACCCCAACCGCATCTTCGCCGACGACGCCGCGTTCAGCGACGCCGACCTGTCGTTCGTCGACTTCGACTCGTTCTCGAGTGACGGATACGAGCCCGGCAACTACAGCTGA
- a CDS encoding amino acid ABC transporter permease — protein MDLDLVLRSFWPILSGGLVGTIPLALASFVLGLVLALAVALMRLSKVRILAWIARVYISVIRGTPLLVQLFVIFYGLPSLGVRIDPWPSAIIAFALNVGGYAAEVIRAAILSVPKGQWEAAHTIGMGRGLALRRIILPQAARVSVPPLSNTFISLVKDTSLASLILVTELFRQAQKIATASSEFMLLYLEAALIYWLICLVLSSGQSILEKRLDRYVAR, from the coding sequence ATGGACCTCGACCTCGTCCTGCGGTCGTTCTGGCCGATCCTGTCCGGCGGCCTCGTGGGCACGATCCCGCTCGCTCTCGCCAGCTTCGTGCTCGGACTGGTCCTCGCTCTGGCCGTCGCGCTGATGAGGCTCTCGAAGGTCCGGATCCTCGCGTGGATCGCCCGCGTCTACATCTCCGTGATCCGCGGCACCCCGCTCCTGGTGCAGCTCTTCGTCATCTTCTACGGCCTGCCCAGCCTGGGCGTGCGGATCGACCCGTGGCCCAGCGCCATCATCGCGTTCGCCCTGAACGTCGGCGGCTACGCGGCCGAGGTCATCCGGGCCGCGATCCTCAGCGTGCCCAAGGGGCAGTGGGAGGCGGCGCACACGATCGGCATGGGCCGGGGACTGGCCCTGCGGCGGATCATCCTCCCGCAGGCCGCTCGAGTGTCGGTGCCGCCGCTGTCGAACACGTTCATCTCGCTGGTGAAGGACACCTCGCTCGCCTCGCTGATCCTGGTGACCGAGCTCTTCCGCCAGGCGCAGAAGATCGCCACGGCGTCGAGCGAGTTCATGCTGCTCTACCTCGAGGCGGCCCTGATCTACTGGCTCATCTGCCTCGTGCTCTCGAGCGGGCAGAGCATCCTCGAGAAGCGATTGGACCGCTATGTCGCCCGTTGA
- a CDS encoding TetR/AcrR family transcriptional regulator: MSQTPVPPATPARAPRLTREQVRSRLVDAGLDVVRSDGLRVGVSHLPLEDLIRTAGVPRSTVYRIWPSRQDFFDELLARIPDRLLSTRLDEPALQVGATYLQRNTDAEAPADERRATLVASVAVAIEANYENTFASQHWRNFVSLAGTVESHDEPVRGVVHDALRKRQQHFIENMAKYYRYTLTEAGLRLRPGFGDEYTSLASAISAYIEGLCVARIAAPELVTGPLVPERPESPSLVVAGVMMLIDGFCEPIPEG; encoded by the coding sequence ATGAGCCAGACCCCCGTCCCGCCCGCGACACCCGCGCGCGCACCCCGACTGACGCGTGAGCAGGTGCGCTCCCGCCTCGTGGACGCCGGACTCGACGTCGTGCGCAGCGACGGCCTGAGGGTGGGCGTCTCCCACCTCCCGCTGGAGGACCTCATCCGCACGGCCGGGGTCCCGCGGAGCACGGTCTACCGGATCTGGCCGAGCCGCCAGGACTTCTTCGACGAACTGCTCGCCAGGATCCCCGACCGGCTCCTCTCGACCCGCCTCGACGAGCCGGCGCTGCAGGTGGGCGCGACCTACCTGCAGCGGAACACGGACGCCGAGGCCCCGGCCGACGAGCGGCGCGCGACCCTCGTCGCCTCCGTGGCCGTCGCCATCGAGGCCAACTACGAGAACACCTTCGCGTCGCAGCACTGGCGCAACTTCGTCTCGCTGGCCGGCACCGTCGAGTCGCACGACGAGCCCGTCCGGGGAGTGGTCCACGACGCCCTCCGCAAGCGCCAGCAGCACTTCATCGAGAACATGGCCAAGTACTACCGCTACACCCTGACCGAGGCGGGGCTGCGGCTGCGCCCGGGCTTCGGCGACGAGTACACGTCGCTCGCGTCCGCGATCTCGGCGTACATCGAAGGACTCTGCGTCGCGAGGATCGCGGCGCCGGAGCTGGTCACCGGACCGCTCGTCCCCGAGCGGCCCGAGTCGCCGAGCCTCGTCGTCGCCGGAGTGATGATGCTGATCGACGGGTTCTGCGAGCCGATCCCGGAGGGCTAG
- a CDS encoding LuxR C-terminal-related transcriptional regulator, whose translation MPETERLALTVVDGLAIDRAALLALLGAALPQFDVQDASSRADTGTVAVVDLDGVATGDLVRTLAGLVGRYRGVVALSTMLGLETVRAVLRFERSAFVWKGDDPGDLAAAVVSVSSGRTWISEAARGRFLMTEEDRRPVLSPQESRVMRSYGAGTAVKTVAVEMRIAEHTVRTYIKRIRVKYLDAGIALESRVDFYRNLDGHDVALRSGGDRMRTRGQQLDGDLSGDGAA comes from the coding sequence GTGCCCGAGACCGAGCGTCTCGCCCTGACCGTCGTCGACGGTCTCGCGATCGACCGCGCCGCCCTGCTCGCCCTCCTGGGCGCGGCCCTTCCGCAGTTCGACGTGCAGGACGCGTCGAGCCGTGCCGACACCGGCACCGTCGCCGTGGTGGACCTCGACGGCGTCGCCACCGGCGACCTCGTCCGCACCTTGGCGGGTCTCGTCGGCCGGTACCGCGGAGTCGTGGCCCTCTCGACGATGCTCGGGCTCGAGACCGTGCGCGCCGTGCTCCGCTTCGAGCGCTCGGCTTTCGTCTGGAAGGGCGACGACCCCGGTGACCTCGCCGCGGCCGTGGTGTCGGTCTCGTCCGGCCGCACCTGGATCTCCGAGGCGGCCCGCGGCCGCTTCCTGATGACCGAGGAGGACCGCCGCCCGGTCCTCAGCCCGCAGGAGAGCCGCGTCATGCGCTCCTACGGGGCCGGCACCGCGGTCAAGACGGTGGCGGTGGAGATGCGGATCGCCGAGCACACCGTCCGCACCTACATCAAGCGGATCAGGGTGAAGTACCTCGACGCGGGCATCGCGCTCGAGTCACGGGTCGACTTCTACCGCAACCTCGACGGGCACGACGTGGCGCTGCGCAGCGGCGGCGACCGGATGAGGACCCGCGGCCAGCAGCTGGACGGCGACCTCAGCGGCGACGGCGCCGCGTGA
- a CDS encoding HAD domain-containing protein gives MAALILLDVDGVLNPSVVSDRTAGGHRLVLDADRAALVARLAAAGTIVWATTWPPELTSVLARDLRLPEGTEAIVFRGGLPRDARFPGGTGKLQPVALWLERARATAPIDAVVWIDDNLREDAYAWAREQDTPFHLVRPESAEGLTADEVSGAEEFLAALAPSSGDIGE, from the coding sequence ATGGCCGCGCTCATCCTCCTCGACGTCGACGGCGTCCTGAATCCGTCCGTCGTGAGCGATCGGACGGCGGGCGGCCACCGGCTGGTGCTCGACGCCGACCGCGCCGCGCTGGTCGCCCGCCTCGCCGCCGCCGGCACGATCGTCTGGGCGACCACCTGGCCGCCCGAGCTCACCTCGGTCCTCGCCCGCGATCTGCGCCTGCCCGAGGGGACGGAGGCGATCGTGTTCCGCGGGGGCCTTCCCCGCGACGCGCGCTTCCCGGGCGGCACGGGCAAGCTGCAGCCCGTCGCGCTGTGGCTCGAGCGGGCGCGTGCCACCGCGCCGATCGACGCCGTGGTCTGGATCGACGACAACCTCCGCGAGGACGCCTACGCCTGGGCGCGCGAGCAGGACACCCCGTTCCACCTCGTCCGTCCGGAGTCGGCCGAGGGCCTCACCGCCGACGAGGTGTCGGGAGCGGAGGAGTTCCTCGCCGCGCTCGCACCGTCATCCGGGGACATCGGGGAATAG
- a CDS encoding esterase/lipase family protein: MRVVVVALAALLVAVGAVVLPAAPAVAAPSVPASCGVAQLAPVLQDDEVDATPSAENVPIVVVHGWLGTSTHDEARTGAFSHLVDLVAGADTDPPGAEADQPGVVAERSVIGTLQDIEGSLVYTFDYRDLSARWVTDPGISDALASSLACLVSATGNRAIVVAHSMGGLAARQALSQEVDGVSVESMVSDVITFGTPNTGSDLAARLGEMIESTGSVSPAVVAGLEPQSRLGVSALLASCGEAASEDAARAGECTGMPMIDALSSQAGIAMRTGSSELSRLPPWPAGVHVVALAGDIRVTLVSVLGARTRDLDLGDVIVGARSAEAGVDEYAVSTCRYTLMSLPDVPSVLAELNPLARVGDAMRLASVVTRIAASPCHHAWLMRNAALAERAGAEAADAVAASLAHSRGEAPTPPVGSDLPPSEDPRRRPIR; this comes from the coding sequence ATGAGAGTCGTGGTCGTCGCGCTGGCCGCCCTTCTCGTGGCGGTCGGTGCCGTCGTGCTGCCCGCAGCGCCCGCCGTCGCAGCGCCGTCCGTCCCGGCCTCGTGCGGAGTCGCGCAGCTCGCTCCCGTGCTGCAGGACGACGAGGTCGACGCGACTCCCTCCGCCGAGAACGTGCCGATCGTCGTCGTGCACGGCTGGCTCGGCACCTCGACGCATGACGAGGCCCGCACCGGCGCCTTCTCGCACCTCGTCGACCTGGTCGCCGGCGCCGACACGGACCCTCCGGGCGCCGAGGCGGATCAGCCGGGAGTCGTCGCCGAGCGCTCCGTCATCGGCACGCTGCAGGACATCGAGGGCTCCCTCGTCTACACGTTCGACTACCGCGACCTCTCGGCGCGCTGGGTGACGGATCCGGGCATCAGCGACGCACTCGCGTCCTCCCTCGCCTGCCTGGTCTCCGCGACCGGCAACAGGGCGATCGTGGTGGCGCACTCGATGGGCGGCCTCGCCGCTCGCCAGGCGCTCAGCCAGGAGGTCGACGGGGTGAGCGTCGAGTCGATGGTCTCGGACGTCATCACCTTCGGCACGCCGAACACGGGCTCGGACCTCGCCGCCCGCCTGGGCGAGATGATCGAGTCGACCGGGTCGGTCAGCCCCGCGGTCGTCGCCGGGCTCGAGCCGCAGTCCCGGCTCGGGGTCTCGGCCCTTCTTGCGTCCTGCGGCGAGGCGGCGTCCGAGGACGCGGCGCGGGCGGGTGAGTGCACGGGGATGCCGATGATCGACGCCCTCTCCTCCCAGGCCGGCATCGCGATGCGCACGGGCTCGTCGGAGCTGAGCCGGCTCCCGCCTTGGCCGGCCGGAGTGCACGTCGTGGCTCTCGCGGGGGACATCCGCGTGACGCTGGTGTCCGTCCTCGGGGCGCGCACTCGCGACCTCGATCTGGGCGACGTCATCGTCGGCGCGCGATCGGCCGAGGCGGGCGTGGACGAGTACGCGGTCTCGACGTGCCGCTACACGCTGATGTCGCTGCCGGACGTCCCGTCCGTCCTCGCGGAGCTCAACCCGCTCGCGCGAGTGGGGGACGCGATGCGTCTCGCCTCCGTCGTGACGAGGATCGCCGCGAGCCCCTGCCACCACGCGTGGCTGATGCGCAACGCAGCGCTGGCCGAGCGTGCCGGAGCGGAGGCGGCCGACGCGGTGGCCGCCTCCCTCGCGCACTCCCGCGGCGAGGCGCCGACGCCCCCGGTCGGGTCCGATCTCCCGCCGTCGGAGGACCCGCGTCGCCGTCCGATCCGCTGA
- a CDS encoding amino acid ABC transporter ATP-binding protein — protein MSPVDAPQDARPVLSVRGLRKSFGSVEVLRGIDLDIRRGEVIALIGPSGSGKTTVLRSLNSLEVPDAGVVVLSDGTSLDFAAGVGRRPLTALRDRSAMVFQHFNLFPHLSVLENVTEGPLRVQRRPASEVVPEAEALLERVGLGGRGGAYPFELSGGQQQRVGIVRALALRPELLLFDEPTSALDPELVGDVLSLMRELAAEGWTMLVVTHELEFARRVASEVVFMADGVVVERGAPAEILREPREPRTRQFLHRLLNPLE, from the coding sequence ATGTCGCCCGTTGACGCCCCGCAGGACGCGCGCCCCGTGCTCTCCGTCCGGGGCCTGCGCAAGTCGTTCGGCTCCGTCGAGGTCCTCCGCGGCATCGACCTCGACATCCGCCGCGGCGAGGTCATCGCCCTGATCGGCCCGTCCGGCTCGGGCAAGACCACCGTGCTGCGCTCGCTCAACAGCCTCGAGGTGCCCGACGCGGGTGTGGTCGTGCTCTCGGACGGCACCTCGCTCGACTTCGCCGCGGGCGTCGGCCGGCGCCCGCTCACGGCGCTCCGCGACCGCTCGGCCATGGTCTTCCAGCACTTCAACCTGTTCCCGCACCTCAGCGTGCTCGAGAACGTGACGGAGGGACCGCTGCGGGTGCAGCGCCGCCCGGCGTCCGAGGTGGTCCCCGAGGCCGAGGCGCTGCTCGAGCGGGTGGGCCTGGGCGGCCGCGGCGGCGCCTACCCCTTCGAGCTCTCGGGCGGGCAGCAGCAGCGCGTCGGGATCGTGCGCGCGCTCGCGCTGCGTCCGGAGCTCCTGCTCTTCGACGAGCCGACCTCGGCGCTCGATCCCGAGCTGGTCGGCGACGTGCTGTCGCTGATGCGCGAGCTCGCAGCCGAGGGCTGGACCATGCTCGTCGTCACGCACGAGCTGGAGTTCGCGCGGAGGGTCGCCTCCGAGGTGGTCTTCATGGCCGACGGAGTGGTCGTCGAGCGGGGCGCGCCCGCCGAGATCCTCCGCGAGCCGCGGGAGCCGCGGACCCGGCAGTTCCTCCACCGCCTGCTGAACCCGCTGGAGTGA
- a CDS encoding DUF6121 family protein yields MTSPGEQGRGAGLGYGIALAAFAAFLYLALVVCAFGVLSLLLDQDVVPERDAGPILGPVAVGACVVAVLLSMITLAARPSVTRVLGPSLLAGVVVYLLFLLVGGAIYGLGLQQPAEILGYALDHAGTAFAVATGVLAAAVHIVFLLLLARRDAGGGTPHWGWEGDERE; encoded by the coding sequence GTGACCTCGCCGGGGGAGCAGGGCAGGGGAGCGGGACTGGGCTACGGCATCGCCCTGGCCGCGTTCGCCGCGTTCCTCTACCTCGCCCTGGTCGTCTGCGCGTTCGGGGTGCTGAGCCTCCTGCTCGACCAGGACGTCGTGCCCGAGCGCGACGCCGGCCCGATCCTGGGCCCGGTGGCGGTCGGCGCGTGCGTCGTGGCGGTCCTGCTCTCGATGATCACCCTCGCCGCGCGCCCGTCGGTCACCCGCGTGCTCGGGCCGTCGCTGCTCGCCGGAGTCGTCGTCTACCTCCTCTTCCTGCTCGTCGGCGGCGCGATCTACGGTCTCGGACTCCAGCAGCCGGCCGAGATCCTGGGCTACGCGCTCGACCACGCCGGCACGGCCTTCGCGGTCGCGACCGGGGTGCTGGCGGCGGCCGTCCACATCGTCTTCCTGCTGCTGCTGGCGCGACGCGACGCCGGCGGAGGCACGCCCCACTGGGGCTGGGAGGGGGACGAGCGGGAGTAG
- a CDS encoding amino acid ABC transporter substrate-binding protein: protein MTHLPARTPLRVLLGTAAAATALVLAGCAPASTEDAVSGSTDEGTTAANSGLSLAEVQDAGVLTIGTEGTYQPFSFHADGGTGELTGYDVEIITAVAEKLGVEPEFEETQWDAMFAGLDGGRFDVIANQVSINDERSARYDFSEPYAVSPGVVVVPTADTEITSLDSLAGKTTAQSLSSNWYELAQDAGAQVEGVEGWAQAVALVEQGRVDATINDRLTWLDWSTNFPDQAAGLKVAVTTDDSSESAFTFPKGSDDLVAAVDDALDELRADGTLTEISERYFGADVSE from the coding sequence GTGACGCACCTCCCCGCCCGCACCCCCCTGCGCGTCCTGCTCGGCACCGCCGCAGCCGCCACCGCCCTCGTCCTCGCCGGCTGCGCGCCTGCCTCCACCGAGGACGCCGTCTCCGGCTCCACCGACGAGGGGACCACCGCGGCGAACTCCGGTCTGAGCCTCGCCGAGGTGCAGGACGCGGGCGTGCTGACCATCGGCACCGAGGGCACCTACCAGCCGTTCTCGTTCCACGCCGACGGCGGCACGGGCGAGCTGACGGGCTACGACGTCGAGATCATCACGGCCGTGGCCGAGAAGCTGGGCGTCGAGCCCGAGTTCGAGGAGACGCAGTGGGACGCGATGTTCGCGGGCCTGGACGGGGGCCGCTTCGACGTCATCGCGAACCAGGTCTCGATCAACGACGAGCGCAGCGCCCGCTACGACTTCTCCGAGCCCTACGCCGTGAGCCCCGGAGTGGTGGTCGTCCCGACCGCCGACACCGAGATCACCTCGCTCGACTCGCTCGCGGGCAAGACGACCGCGCAGTCCCTCTCGAGCAACTGGTACGAGCTGGCGCAGGACGCCGGCGCGCAGGTCGAGGGCGTCGAGGGCTGGGCGCAGGCCGTCGCCCTCGTCGAGCAGGGTCGCGTCGACGCGACCATCAACGACCGCCTCACCTGGCTCGACTGGTCGACGAACTTCCCGGACCAGGCCGCGGGCCTCAAGGTCGCGGTGACCACCGACGACAGCTCCGAGAGCGCCTTCACCTTCCCGAAGGGCTCGGACGACCTCGTCGCCGCGGTCGACGACGCGCTCGACGAGCTCCGCGCCGACGGCACGCTGACCGAGATCTCCGAGCGCTACTTCGGAGCCGACGTCTCCGAGTAG
- the rpsL gene encoding 30S ribosomal protein S12 — protein MPTIQQLVRKGRSPKVTKTKAPALKANPQQRGVCTRVYTTTPKKPNSALRKVARVKLSNGTEVTAYIPGEGHNLQEHSMVLVRGGRVKDLPGVRYKIVRGALDTQAVKNRKQARSRYGAKMEKK, from the coding sequence GTGCCAACGATTCAGCAGTTGGTCCGAAAGGGACGCTCGCCCAAGGTCACCAAGACCAAGGCGCCCGCCCTGAAGGCCAACCCCCAGCAGCGCGGCGTCTGCACGCGCGTCTACACGACCACGCCCAAGAAGCCGAACTCGGCCCTCCGCAAGGTGGCCCGCGTGAAGCTCTCCAACGGCACCGAGGTCACCGCCTACATCCCCGGCGAGGGCCACAACCTGCAGGAGCACTCGATGGTGCTCGTGCGCGGCGGTCGTGTGAAGGACCTCCCCGGTGTCCGCTACAAGATCGTTCGCGGCGCCCTGGACACCCAGGCCGTCAAGAACCGCAAGCAGGCTCGCAGCCGGTACGGCGCGAAGATGGAGAAGAAGTAA